The following are from one region of the Bradyrhizobium septentrionale genome:
- a CDS encoding type I restriction endonuclease subunit R, whose translation MSEYRLAEKPALDALMAMGYVALHPEAAMAMRQEANRVLLKPVLIEALQALNEGMGVEDAKAIYSDLSTLSDGEEWQRRLRGAYSRRLKGEAKEKPVALIDFKRADRNCYHVVRQFKVEAQRSRIADLVVFVNGIPLVVIEAKCPLKAADRSGQAFEQIKQYERDIPRLFYPNVFNIVTDGMATLYGATGAPSEFFAPWPDPWPRSRDEFADDLTKDLWCLLEPSRLLDLLAHFIVFEADPDNGRRIKKVCRYQQFRAVNKAVNRVVEGSKKKGLIWHTQGSGKSLTMVFLALKLKTHLMLDAPTLQNPNILVLTDRIDLDDQISKTFVACGLPNPKQAAWVGELREAVARGGSGQILLSTIFKFQGSDEPIPNSEDWIVLVDECHRTQEKDLGAFLQATLPDARYFGFTGTPIKKADKDTYARFSEPGETYLDKYGIDDAVRDGATVPILYEGRKTEWSINEAEIDIVFDRWFVDLSDEKREKLKQRGVSLALIAKHPERIRLIARDIWEHFKQTCRPDGFKAQIVAIDREAVVLYRAALVEVIAADLAKGGMAEADAASKADRMIACVFSKSQEDDKPSEDPDVEAIRTALRAYYLDAEGEKVAKKAFKGSSDEPSFLIVCDKLLTGFDAPNEHVMYLDKPLREHGLLQAIARTNRTCSIKGPDGTAVEKPHGRIVDYIGITQHLDDALSSYRAEDVQNALRDLDLLRRDMREAHARFMRQRRLMGLDGMDEKAATYAAEKLVSNGREDDWFELQRSGRHFVRTYGDLSPDPAILHFTQDMKWTATFLRLAQQAITKDESLDYLTYSGKIRDMLQDHVRATGLTTTVRLRNITDPDFKDDFRTEEKSEEELHEAFVRKAAELKRVTRELVDKNPAQYGRFSERVLEIIRRFEEGQIAAAEGLKDFEDLTSGITTEAGAHDELGMDERAFAILRIMEPHAPEGDRAPLQTVAVEIGDLYAKAQASQPSWFFMDGYKKQLRREVRGLLRPLVLNDTNVLGDEIEDYAVHAYAGVR comes from the coding sequence ATGAGCGAATACCGCCTCGCCGAAAAGCCCGCGCTCGATGCCCTGATGGCGATGGGTTACGTCGCGCTTCATCCCGAGGCGGCGATGGCGATGCGGCAGGAGGCGAACCGCGTCCTGCTGAAGCCCGTGCTGATCGAGGCTCTCCAGGCTTTGAACGAGGGGATGGGAGTCGAGGATGCCAAGGCGATCTACAGCGACCTCTCCACCTTGTCGGACGGTGAGGAATGGCAGCGGCGTCTGCGCGGTGCCTATTCCCGGCGACTGAAAGGCGAGGCCAAGGAGAAGCCGGTCGCTCTGATCGATTTTAAGCGGGCCGATAGGAACTGCTACCACGTCGTGCGTCAGTTCAAAGTTGAGGCGCAGCGGTCGCGGATCGCTGACCTTGTGGTATTTGTGAACGGCATCCCGCTGGTTGTGATCGAGGCCAAGTGTCCATTGAAGGCGGCGGACCGCTCTGGTCAGGCGTTCGAGCAGATCAAGCAGTATGAGCGCGACATCCCGCGCCTGTTCTATCCCAACGTCTTCAACATCGTCACCGACGGCATGGCGACGCTATATGGCGCGACCGGCGCCCCGTCGGAGTTCTTCGCCCCGTGGCCCGATCCGTGGCCGCGCTCGCGCGACGAGTTCGCCGACGACTTGACCAAAGACCTGTGGTGTCTGCTGGAGCCGTCGCGGCTGCTCGATCTCTTGGCCCACTTCATCGTCTTCGAGGCTGACCCCGACAACGGGCGGCGGATCAAGAAGGTTTGCCGCTATCAGCAGTTCCGGGCCGTTAACAAAGCGGTGAACCGCGTCGTCGAGGGGAGCAAGAAGAAGGGCCTGATCTGGCACACACAAGGCTCGGGCAAGAGCCTGACGATGGTGTTCCTTGCCCTGAAGCTGAAGACCCATCTGATGCTGGACGCGCCGACGCTTCAGAACCCCAACATCCTCGTTCTGACCGACCGGATTGATCTGGATGACCAAATTTCCAAGACCTTCGTCGCCTGTGGTCTACCCAACCCGAAACAGGCGGCTTGGGTGGGCGAACTGCGCGAGGCCGTGGCGCGTGGCGGCTCAGGCCAAATCCTGCTTTCGACCATCTTCAAGTTTCAAGGCTCCGACGAGCCGATCCCGAACTCAGAGGACTGGATCGTGCTGGTGGACGAGTGCCACCGCACGCAGGAGAAAGACCTCGGCGCCTTCCTTCAGGCGACCCTGCCTGACGCCCGCTACTTCGGCTTCACCGGCACACCCATCAAGAAGGCCGACAAGGACACCTATGCTCGCTTCAGCGAGCCGGGCGAGACCTACCTCGACAAATACGGGATCGACGACGCCGTGCGTGACGGCGCCACCGTGCCGATCCTCTACGAGGGTCGGAAGACCGAATGGTCGATCAACGAGGCCGAGATCGACATCGTGTTTGACCGCTGGTTCGTCGATCTATCCGACGAGAAGCGCGAGAAGTTGAAGCAGAGGGGCGTCAGCCTCGCCCTGATCGCCAAACACCCCGAACGCATCCGGCTAATCGCCCGCGACATCTGGGAGCACTTCAAGCAGACCTGCCGCCCGGATGGCTTCAAGGCACAGATCGTCGCCATCGATCGTGAGGCCGTCGTCCTCTACCGCGCTGCCTTGGTCGAGGTGATAGCCGCCGATCTGGCGAAAGGTGGCATGGCTGAGGCGGATGCGGCGTCGAAGGCTGACCGGATGATCGCCTGTGTCTTTTCCAAGAGCCAAGAGGACGACAAGCCGAGCGAAGACCCGGACGTAGAAGCCATCCGCACCGCGCTGCGCGCCTATTACCTCGACGCCGAAGGGGAGAAGGTCGCCAAAAAGGCGTTCAAGGGCAGCTCTGACGAGCCGAGCTTCCTGATTGTCTGCGATAAGCTGCTGACCGGCTTCGACGCGCCCAACGAGCACGTCATGTACCTGGACAAGCCGCTGCGCGAGCACGGCTTGCTGCAGGCCATTGCTCGCACCAATCGCACCTGCTCGATCAAGGGGCCAGATGGCACGGCAGTCGAGAAGCCGCACGGCCGGATCGTGGACTACATCGGCATCACGCAGCACCTCGACGACGCCCTGTCCTCCTATCGCGCCGAGGATGTTCAGAATGCCCTACGCGACCTCGATCTCCTGCGCCGTGATATGCGTGAAGCCCATGCCCGGTTCATGCGCCAGCGACGGCTGATGGGCCTCGACGGCATGGATGAGAAGGCGGCCACCTATGCCGCTGAGAAGCTAGTCTCCAATGGCCGCGAGGATGATTGGTTCGAGCTTCAGCGGTCGGGTCGTCACTTCGTGCGGACCTACGGCGACCTGTCACCCGATCCCGCGATCCTCCACTTTACCCAGGATATGAAGTGGACGGCGACATTCCTGAGGTTGGCCCAGCAGGCGATTACTAAGGACGAAAGTCTCGACTACCTGACCTACTCGGGCAAGATAAGGGACATGCTGCAGGATCACGTCCGCGCCACCGGCCTGACCACGACCGTCCGCCTCCGCAACATCACCGATCCTGACTTCAAGGACGACTTCCGAACCGAGGAGAAGTCAGAGGAAGAGCTTCACGAGGCGTTCGTGCGCAAGGCCGCTGAACTGAAGCGCGTCACCCGCGAACTGGTCGACAAGAACCCCGCCCAATACGGCCGCTTTTCCGAGCGGGTGCTGGAGATCATCCGCCGCTTCGAAGAAGGCCAGATCGCCGCCGCTGAGGGGCTCAAAGACTTCGAAGACCTGACTAGCGGGATCACGACCGAGGCGGGCGCCCATGACGAACTGGGCATGGACGAGCGCGCCTTCGCCATCCTGCGGATCATGGAGCCGCACGCGCCAGAAGGAGATCGGGCGCCTCTGCAAACGGTCGCCGTAGAAATCGGTGATCTCTATGCCAAGGCCCAAGCCAGCCAGCCGTCATGGTTCTTCATGGATGGATACAAGAAGCAGTTGCGGCGAGAAGTCCGCGGTCTGTTGCGTCCGCTTGTCTTGAACGACACCAACGTCCTCGGGGATGAGATCGAGGATTACGCGGTCCACGCCTATGCGGGAGTCCGCTGA
- a CDS encoding M48 family metallopeptidase — protein MGVVRIGQTKVSYALRRSATVSERRITVTPGRVEVLALTSDDDDEIDAFLRRKRRWLFNALREVDLYAARRPLVPRFATGSKIPYRGRMARLTVRRHDGAHIEISYHRGFVVDVPSWVGADHDAAVATEISVWLKQRVRRDVREIASAYAAKFNLQPRSIRVADMKGGWGSCGPAGNLTVNWLLVFAPRSVLEYVVAHELAHLRHRSHGRAFWSFLRSIMPSYEKPKAWLDVHQASLDAEFLRTVGFR, from the coding sequence ATGGGAGTGGTTCGTATCGGTCAGACCAAGGTCTCTTACGCCCTTCGACGGTCCGCCACCGTCTCCGAGCGACGTATCACCGTCACGCCGGGTCGCGTCGAGGTTCTGGCCCTGACGAGTGATGACGATGACGAGATCGATGCGTTCTTGAGGCGGAAGCGGCGGTGGCTGTTCAATGCCCTACGTGAGGTCGACCTGTATGCCGCCCGTCGCCCCCTCGTCCCTCGTTTTGCGACCGGTTCCAAGATCCCGTACCGGGGGCGGATGGCGCGTCTGACTGTCCGGCGGCATGATGGAGCGCATATCGAGATCAGCTACCACCGCGGATTTGTCGTCGATGTTCCGTCATGGGTCGGAGCAGATCATGACGCTGCGGTTGCCACCGAAATCTCTGTCTGGCTCAAGCAGCGAGTTCGCCGCGATGTCCGAGAGATTGCCTCTGCGTACGCGGCTAAGTTCAACCTCCAGCCTCGCTCGATCCGGGTCGCCGATATGAAAGGCGGATGGGGATCGTGCGGTCCCGCCGGCAATCTAACGGTCAACTGGCTGCTCGTTTTCGCGCCGAGATCGGTCCTAGAGTACGTGGTCGCCCACGAGTTGGCGCATCTTAGGCACCGCTCGCATGGGAGGGCCTTTTGGTCCTTTTTGCGGTCGATCATGCCCTCGTATGAAAAGCCCAAAGCCTGGCTCGATGTCCATCAGGCATCACTCGACGCTGAGTTTCTTCGGACAGTTGGATTCCGTTGA
- a CDS encoding ATP-dependent Clp protease proteolytic subunit: MHSRRWSGLLACLVPFVLITSNANAAGVTGSVDCDPTTKYCSIKGLTIEGEISDTTTVALSRLIETFGRLRDPSVPSNTLSGTMIRLNSPGGSVTAAMAIGRLLRKNRMTASVNPYASCLSSCVLIYAGAATRLGYNEFARVGIHQPYFQVPNQKLDAETVRKNYDAMLADLRSYLREMNVSERLADEMMKTPPSSVRLLTAEEQESFGLSVIDPVERETSALMEAQNLGLDRMEYNRRDAHAMKTCPLDSSFFSCHDRLMKTGISNLPDLSKFGTPVE; the protein is encoded by the coding sequence ATGCATTCAAGAAGATGGAGCGGCCTATTAGCTTGCCTGGTCCCGTTTGTTTTGATCACAAGCAATGCAAATGCCGCAGGCGTCACGGGCAGCGTCGATTGTGACCCCACAACGAAGTATTGTTCGATCAAGGGGCTCACAATTGAAGGTGAAATCAGTGATACGACTACGGTCGCGCTCTCCCGGCTGATCGAAACTTTTGGTCGTCTGAGAGATCCAAGTGTTCCATCCAACACTCTTTCGGGCACTATGATTAGGCTGAATAGTCCAGGAGGATCGGTAACGGCGGCGATGGCCATCGGTAGATTGCTGAGAAAAAATAGGATGACAGCATCGGTAAATCCCTACGCTTCCTGTCTCAGTTCGTGCGTGCTTATCTATGCGGGCGCGGCCACGAGGCTTGGCTATAATGAATTTGCACGGGTTGGTATTCATCAACCCTATTTCCAGGTACCGAACCAGAAGCTCGATGCCGAGACCGTTCGCAAAAACTACGATGCGATGCTCGCGGATCTACGGTCCTATTTGCGCGAAATGAACGTCTCCGAACGGCTGGCTGATGAAATGATGAAGACGCCACCGTCGAGCGTCCGGCTCCTGACCGCGGAAGAACAGGAGAGCTTTGGGCTAAGTGTGATCGATCCTGTCGAACGTGAAACTTCCGCTTTGATGGAAGCACAGAACTTGGGTTTGGATCGAATGGAGTACAACCGACGCGATGCACACGCTATGAAGACGTGCCCTCTTGATTCAAGTTTTTTCAGCTGCCACGACCGCTTGATGAAAACGGGAATATCAAATCTCCCCGATCTTAGTAAGTTTGGTACGCCGGTCGAGTGA
- a CDS encoding helix-turn-helix transcriptional regulator, translating to MNANALVARNIRRLRVGCSLSQEALAVDAEIDRTYVSRLERGLENPSVAVLERLASALEATIPDLFLVPPKGEPPPKPLRGGRRPTKR from the coding sequence ATGAACGCGAATGCCCTGGTTGCTCGGAATATTCGCCGGCTACGGGTCGGTTGCTCACTCTCCCAAGAGGCTCTGGCCGTAGATGCGGAGATTGATCGAACGTACGTGAGTCGATTAGAGAGGGGGCTGGAGAACCCGTCCGTCGCGGTATTGGAACGGCTCGCGAGCGCCCTTGAAGCAACCATCCCGGATCTTTTTCTTGTTCCGCCGAAGGGCGAGCCGCCTCCTAAGCCTCTGCGAGGAGGAAGACGGCCTACTAAGCGTTGA
- a CDS encoding YdaU family protein has translation MNPPKMPIHIGDFLRDTGHLRAAGIGSYLLLLFHYWSTGCLPDDDEQLACIARTSPAEWKKAKPVLEKFFKPGWKLRRVEEDLASARESYERRAKAGEKGGKAKAIAQQSCSNATALPEQPFTFNQGKKDSDANASGAEAPPDHRKRLFSEGLAKIAAMTGKGPDACRSFVGKCLKAAGDDAVIVLGLIEDAERNRVVDPSAWIAARLKGGSNGTVTSPIIQAADDLRRQIASFAGPGAGAEPVRGGSGEATPRLLSQG, from the coding sequence ATGAACCCACCGAAAATGCCGATTCACATAGGCGACTTCTTGCGCGACACCGGCCATCTGCGGGCGGCTGGAATCGGCTCCTACCTACTGCTGCTCTTTCACTATTGGTCGACCGGGTGCCTACCGGACGATGACGAGCAGCTCGCGTGTATCGCCCGTACATCACCCGCCGAATGGAAAAAGGCCAAGCCAGTCCTGGAGAAGTTCTTCAAACCGGGGTGGAAACTTCGGCGTGTTGAGGAAGACTTGGCGAGCGCGCGTGAGAGCTACGAAAGGAGAGCAAAGGCGGGCGAAAAGGGTGGCAAAGCTAAAGCAATAGCACAGCAAAGCTGTAGCAATGCTACAGCCCTGCCAGAGCAACCTTTTACCTTTAACCAAGGTAAGAAAGATTCAGACGCTAACGCGTCTGGCGCCGAAGCGCCGCCCGACCATCGGAAGCGGCTGTTTAGCGAAGGGCTAGCGAAGATCGCAGCCATGACCGGCAAAGGCCCAGACGCATGTCGGTCTTTCGTCGGCAAATGCCTGAAAGCAGCCGGCGACGACGCCGTGATCGTGCTCGGCCTCATCGAGGATGCGGAACGCAATCGTGTAGTTGACCCGTCAGCGTGGATCGCTGCGCGGCTTAAGGGAGGCAGCAATGGAACGGTCACCAGCCCAATCATTCAAGCAGCTGACGATCTCCGTCGGCAAATTGCCAGCTTCGCTGGCCCAGGAGCAGGCGCGGAGCCGGTACGCGGCGGATCGGGCGAGGCTACTCCTCGGCTGCTATCGCAAGGGTGA
- a CDS encoding helix-turn-helix domain-containing protein, with the protein MGQQLAADLAVSLPAAMTIDQFCRSYCVGKTKTYSEIKSGRLKIRKLGSKTIIARADAEAWLASLPLANAV; encoded by the coding sequence ATGGGTCAACAACTAGCTGCCGACCTGGCTGTTTCTCTCCCCGCTGCCATGACGATCGATCAGTTTTGTCGCTCGTACTGCGTCGGCAAGACGAAAACTTACAGCGAGATCAAGTCCGGTAGGCTGAAAATCCGCAAACTCGGATCGAAGACAATCATTGCTCGCGCGGATGCCGAAGCATGGCTGGCCTCGTTGCCCCTTGCGAATGCGGTCTAG
- a CDS encoding tyrosine-type recombinase/integrase has protein sequence MAGAKLTDKAIKHAKPGEKLAILSDGGGLQLWLTPTGGKLWNYAYRFGGKRKRLAIGPYGKDPAGVPLEAARKRRDEAAGLVRDGVDPATRKRQVKAARAEAHSNAFSVIAAELFAKKQREGVAAATAGKLEWLLGLAKADLGSLPIADISAGEILRVLQPLEAAGKLETAKRLRATIGAVFRHAVATARADNDPTLALRGAIASPKPQHRAAITDPKAFGGLLRAIEGFMGQPTTKAALQLIALLACRPGELRHATWREFDLDGCAWEVPAQRTKMRRPHRIPLSTQAVAILKTLHPITGHGAAGLVFPGLRSVKRPISENTLNGALRRIGFSQDEASAHGFRSTFSTLANESGRWSVNGIEAALAHIEPNAVRRAYARGDYWDERVKMMQWWADYCDTLRQGGRVVEFKAASV, from the coding sequence ATGGCGGGCGCCAAACTAACGGACAAGGCCATCAAGCACGCTAAGCCTGGCGAGAAGCTGGCGATTTTATCTGACGGTGGTGGCCTGCAATTATGGCTGACGCCGACGGGCGGGAAGCTCTGGAACTACGCCTACCGGTTTGGCGGCAAGCGCAAGCGACTGGCAATAGGGCCCTATGGCAAGGATCCGGCCGGCGTGCCGCTGGAAGCAGCCAGGAAGCGGAGGGATGAGGCGGCGGGCCTCGTCCGCGACGGAGTGGACCCGGCGACCCGGAAGCGGCAGGTGAAGGCTGCCCGCGCGGAGGCTCACTCGAACGCGTTCTCGGTGATCGCGGCCGAGCTGTTCGCCAAGAAGCAGCGCGAAGGGGTCGCGGCCGCGACCGCGGGCAAGCTGGAATGGCTGTTAGGTCTTGCCAAGGCCGATCTGGGATCCCTGCCTATTGCCGACATCTCAGCCGGCGAGATCCTCCGGGTTCTTCAGCCGCTGGAAGCGGCCGGCAAGCTCGAGACGGCCAAGCGGCTGCGGGCAACCATCGGCGCGGTGTTTCGCCATGCCGTCGCCACCGCACGCGCGGACAACGATCCGACACTAGCCCTGCGCGGCGCAATCGCTTCACCGAAGCCGCAACACCGCGCCGCGATCACCGATCCGAAGGCGTTCGGTGGACTGTTACGGGCCATCGAGGGCTTCATGGGGCAGCCGACCACGAAGGCCGCGCTGCAACTCATTGCGCTGCTCGCCTGCCGTCCCGGCGAACTGAGACACGCAACTTGGAGGGAGTTCGATCTTGACGGTTGCGCGTGGGAGGTTCCTGCCCAGCGAACGAAGATGCGCCGGCCGCACCGCATTCCGCTGTCGACGCAAGCTGTGGCGATCCTGAAAACGCTGCATCCGATCACCGGGCACGGCGCCGCCGGACTGGTGTTTCCGGGTCTGCGTAGTGTGAAGCGGCCGATCAGCGAGAACACGCTGAACGGCGCGCTGCGGCGCATCGGGTTCTCCCAGGACGAGGCGAGCGCGCACGGTTTCCGGTCGACGTTTTCCACCCTCGCCAACGAAAGCGGCCGATGGAGCGTCAATGGCATTGAGGCGGCGCTGGCGCACATCGAACCCAACGCGGTGCGCAGGGCCTATGCGCGCGGCGACTATTGGGATGAGCGCGTGAAGATGATGCAGTGGTGGGCCGACTATTGCGACACATTGCGCCAAGGCGGGCGCGTAGTTGAATTCAAGGCGGCATCAGTGTGA
- a CDS encoding heme biosynthesis protein HemY — protein MIRIILFLLLIALAAAGAAWMADQPGDLVMSWGGFRLTSKQPMYLLGIVIVVAMVAGVILRGLWKIPGHIRRGRRERRHARGRHAITQGLLAIGHGDSAGARAHAEVARRHAASDPLALLLHAQSAQLDGDRDGAQRAFRAMAERPDTRLLGLRGLFIEAQRADDPVAAVMIAEEALKMSPSSSWASHAVLGFCCAKGDWAGALSIIDNNQTAGLIDKATYRRQRGVLLTARALEFETVDRDLSRASAMEAVKLAPTLIPAAVLAAKFESEAHQVRRAMRIVETAWLVQPHPDLADAYSHVRLGDAARQRLVRVETLAAKTPGHIEGALAIARAAIDASEFAKARAALEPFIAAPTQRVALLMAEIERTEHGDSGRARAWTLRAVRALHDPVWTADGYVSDRWRPVSPVTGRLDAFQWQTPVAALPSDKGHAIEPSPFEEAMLAPRRVEPPKEVASEPAAAKPVEPVEVKPVEMKPVEMKPLEPATPPVQDNAPLPAAIEAEPAPAEPTAAEPALPPAAEPAPPAPLFRSRTDLPKATPAPIPAVIPIIRAPDDPGVHEDGPVDEFAEQIGPPKAQIGGWRGFLARLGS, from the coding sequence ATGATCCGGATCATTCTGTTCCTGCTGCTGATCGCGCTCGCTGCAGCGGGCGCGGCCTGGATGGCCGATCAGCCCGGCGATCTCGTGATGTCATGGGGCGGCTTCCGCCTGACGTCCAAGCAGCCGATGTACCTGCTCGGCATCGTCATCGTCGTCGCGATGGTGGCGGGCGTGATCCTGCGCGGGCTGTGGAAGATCCCCGGCCACATCCGTCGTGGCAGGCGCGAACGGCGTCACGCCCGCGGCCGTCATGCCATCACGCAAGGCCTGCTCGCGATCGGGCATGGTGATTCCGCAGGCGCCCGCGCGCATGCCGAAGTGGCGCGGCGCCATGCCGCCAGCGATCCGCTGGCGCTGTTGCTGCACGCGCAATCGGCGCAGCTCGACGGCGACCGCGACGGGGCGCAGCGCGCCTTCCGCGCCATGGCCGAGCGTCCGGACACGCGGTTGCTCGGCCTGCGCGGTCTGTTCATCGAGGCGCAGCGCGCCGACGATCCGGTGGCGGCCGTGATGATCGCCGAGGAAGCGCTGAAAATGTCGCCATCGTCGTCATGGGCCTCGCATGCGGTACTCGGCTTCTGCTGCGCCAAGGGCGATTGGGCCGGCGCGCTGTCGATCATCGACAACAACCAGACCGCCGGACTGATCGACAAGGCGACCTATCGGCGGCAGCGCGGCGTGCTGCTGACGGCGCGCGCACTGGAGTTCGAGACTGTCGATCGCGACCTGTCGCGCGCGAGCGCGATGGAGGCGGTCAAGCTGGCGCCGACGTTGATTCCGGCCGCCGTGCTCGCAGCCAAATTCGAGAGCGAGGCGCATCAGGTGCGCCGTGCGATGCGCATCGTCGAGACCGCGTGGCTCGTGCAACCGCATCCCGATCTCGCCGATGCCTATTCCCATGTCCGGCTCGGCGATGCCGCGCGCCAGCGCCTGGTGCGCGTCGAGACGCTGGCGGCGAAGACTCCAGGCCATATCGAAGGCGCGCTGGCGATCGCGCGCGCTGCGATCGATGCGTCCGAATTTGCGAAGGCGCGTGCGGCGCTGGAGCCGTTCATTGCTGCGCCGACGCAGCGCGTCGCGCTGCTGATGGCGGAGATCGAGCGCACCGAGCACGGCGACAGCGGCCGAGCGCGGGCCTGGACCTTGCGCGCGGTGCGCGCGCTGCACGATCCGGTGTGGACCGCGGACGGCTATGTCTCGGATCGCTGGCGCCCGGTGTCGCCGGTCACCGGGCGTCTCGATGCCTTCCAGTGGCAGACGCCGGTGGCGGCGCTGCCGTCCGACAAGGGCCATGCGATCGAGCCCTCGCCCTTCGAGGAGGCGATGCTGGCGCCGCGGCGGGTCGAACCGCCCAAGGAGGTGGCCAGCGAGCCGGCGGCGGCCAAGCCGGTTGAGCCGGTTGAGGTCAAGCCGGTCGAGATGAAGCCGGTCGAGATGAAGCCCTTGGAGCCGGCCACGCCGCCCGTGCAGGATAACGCCCCGCTGCCGGCCGCCATCGAGGCCGAGCCGGCCCCGGCCGAACCCACCGCAGCGGAGCCCGCCCTGCCGCCGGCCGCCGAACCGGCGCCCCCGGCTCCCCTGTTCCGCTCCCGGACCGACCTGCCCAAGGCCACGCCGGCGCCAATCCCGGCCGTGATCCCGATCATCCGGGCCCCCGACGACCCCGGGGTCCACGAGGACGGCCCCGTGGACGAATTTGCGGAACAAATCGGCCCGCCCAAGGCCCAGATCGGCGGCTGGCGCGGATTTCTGGCGCGTTTGGGCAGCTAA
- a CDS encoding COG4223 family protein → MAEERPDDPGPSPDSRPKRAPPTIDLEATEVSSEPPKTEGAEEAPKEAVNEAAEADAAAAAAEPQPEAAPQAEPQPETASVARDTEPARPVSPWVVAPVSGAVAAALVIGVGSLLGWPAVQTASAPQPGAVTIDELGTRLAALEAKASRPATASADPAATARLEALDKSIAALRTELAATRAQSDKLAAAVNDAKAAPRDGAAAPDISGITARIDKIEGAVKAQGAAIARQDSKIADTKAEAKADDAPLRRVVAASLLDVAVRHGDPFASALETAKTLADDPAMLKPLETFATSGVPSPNALCRELIEIVPQLAPPAPEAATASAGLVDRLQAGASKLIRIERTDGTGTDRGSIVARVTSAAVHNDLALTERELKSLPPADRTAAQAWLNKVDARRAALDASRKFADNAMAALATVNQ, encoded by the coding sequence ATGGCTGAAGAAAGGCCCGACGACCCAGGACCTTCGCCGGATTCCCGGCCCAAGCGCGCGCCGCCGACCATCGATCTTGAGGCGACCGAGGTCTCCAGCGAGCCGCCCAAGACGGAGGGGGCCGAGGAGGCTCCCAAGGAAGCTGTCAACGAGGCTGCCGAGGCGGACGCTGCCGCGGCTGCAGCCGAGCCCCAGCCCGAAGCTGCGCCTCAGGCGGAGCCGCAGCCCGAGACCGCCTCCGTGGCGCGGGACACTGAGCCGGCGCGGCCGGTGTCGCCCTGGGTGGTGGCGCCGGTATCGGGCGCAGTCGCGGCGGCGCTGGTGATCGGGGTCGGCTCGCTGCTCGGCTGGCCCGCGGTGCAGACGGCCTCGGCGCCGCAGCCCGGCGCGGTAACGATCGACGAACTCGGCACGCGCCTGGCCGCGCTCGAAGCAAAGGCCAGCCGGCCGGCCACGGCTTCTGCCGATCCCGCGGCGACGGCGCGGCTGGAGGCGCTCGACAAATCGATCGCCGCACTGCGCACCGAGCTTGCCGCAACGCGGGCGCAATCCGACAAGCTTGCCGCAGCGGTCAACGACGCGAAAGCCGCACCGCGCGATGGCGCAGCTGCGCCGGACATCTCGGGCATCACGGCGCGCATCGACAAGATCGAGGGTGCGGTGAAGGCGCAGGGCGCCGCGATCGCCAGACAGGACAGCAAGATCGCCGACACCAAGGCCGAGGCGAAGGCGGACGATGCGCCGCTGCGCCGCGTGGTGGCGGCATCGCTGCTCGACGTCGCGGTTCGCCATGGCGATCCCTTTGCCTCCGCGCTCGAGACCGCGAAAACGCTCGCCGACGATCCCGCGATGCTGAAGCCGCTCGAGACGTTCGCGACGTCAGGTGTGCCGAGCCCGAACGCGCTGTGCCGCGAGCTGATCGAGATCGTGCCGCAACTGGCGCCGCCGGCGCCGGAAGCGGCGACGGCGAGTGCCGGGCTGGTCGATCGTTTGCAGGCCGGCGCCTCCAAGCTGATCCGCATCGAGCGGACCGATGGCACGGGGACCGATCGCGGCAGCATCGTCGCGCGCGTGACATCGGCCGCCGTGCATAATGACCTCGCATTGACCGAGCGTGAGTTGAAGTCGCTGCCGCCGGCCGATCGCACCGCGGCGCAAGCCTGGCTCAACAAGGTGGACGCGCGCCGCGCCGCGCTCGACGCGTCGCGTAAATTTGCCGACAACGCCATGGCGGCGCTCGCCACGGTCAACCAGTAA